The sequence ATAAAAATTGTATGAAACAGTAAACAAACACGTGAACATAACGTGGTTATATCTAACTAATATACTCGATTGGTTTACTCCTCGACCTAAgtattactacctccgtctcaaTATTATTTTTAACTATTACTTTTATGATTGTCCTAAATAAATTGTCCACTTTCATAATTAGATAAGAATAATGTGATAAAGTTCTTTTATCACCGAACTATTGGTTGAGTAGTAAAAAGCCTCAGTTGGTTGTGGGCCTGTATTCTTGAAAAAATAGGTGCAGAGTTTTCTCCAAGGTTGTGCCTCTGGTGTCCTTCACTCTGTGCGGGCCAAACAGTTAACCTAAAGCAATTCGGGTACGCTTTGCGCGATGAATgcgaggagtttcttcctaacgggtgcgtgtgtggcaaatgagaggattcgatgccAAAATTGTCGTTCTAAAAAAATGTGATAAAGTTCTTTTATGAATCAACTTTACATGTAAGAGAAAGATATATGTAAAAAGTAAGGGGTAAGACTAGAAAATTAAGAAAAAAATACATGTAAAAGTCACTTTTTCTTATACTGTGTGCATTTTCTAGGACAATAGATTTGAAACGGATGGAGTAGTAAACTATACTTTGAAAGTTCAATTCAACCAATAATAATTAGAATTGAGAGATTGAGACCTAATTACCTGTAAAAGGTCTCCTGCATTGACTACAAGGGCTCCTGGTACAGGAGGAATATCGGCCCATTGGTTCTGATACAATGTTTGCAGGCAACCAATATTGTCTTGAAGAAGAATTGTGATAAAGCTAGTATCAGAATGGGTGGAGGTACCTAATGTTAACTCAGGTTGTGGACAAGAAGGGTAGTAATGACCAAGAACTGCAAGCCCTTCAGCAAGACCGATATCTGAAAGGTGATTAGTCTTGAGCCCAAGAGCCTCTGATATCAGCTCGAACACACAACTACTAACCTTCATCATTTGGCTCGAATACTCAACCAAAATGTCCCTACAAGAATATCGGGCCTAATTATCAACAAATTCAAAGATAAATTAACTTTACATTTCACTATAACGGATATCTAACTTTTAcacaatttttaattatttttttcttcATTTTATTGGAGTAATCGTGCTCAAAATCTTCACGTTTGTGTGACGAATACAACAATATTAGCACTTAAAACTGTTGAAAAGTTGTATTTGTTTGAGATAATCGGTTAATGAGTGCAAAACAAAGTTTCACATCGAAAAAAATATGCATATAAACACATAGCATTAGTTGGCTTTAGAGTACTAGGGAAGtcaagttttttatttttattttttttatttgtagaACGTGTTGGCTAAAACGATCCTACATGTTGTAGATTATTTGAGGATGCGTAGTGTTCACCATACAATCCATATTAATTAGGTTTCTCATGTTACACACGTAAGGAGAATATTTCTAATCAGATGTATGTGGATTAATCGGGTTAGCCCGAATTGTTTCTGACTCCTTTTAGTGGACATCCCAATATATGATCGATGCTGGTAAGGTTAaaacttgagatcttttgtgagaaTATTAGAACCTCTTGTCGTccgatcaatattaatattaacaaaaaaaATTTTAGATACCTGCAAATTGATGGCAACTCATCTGGATGAGGAGGATTAGGAGACATTGTGACGTAAAAAGTGTCCCTCCAATTAGCCATGGGTGCAATGTAAAAGTCGAAATTGGTATTATAAACCACCCTACGCTTTCCACCACCATTCCTTTTATACCACTCCTTTCTCACCTCTGTATCATCTTCATGAAACCGTTTCACCCCTTGAATCATTTCGTCCATAACGCTTATTGGGATCCCATGATTCACCATTTGAAAACATCCCCATGTCTCCAATGCATCCTTCAATTTCTCGACCACCTCCTTTCGCTTGATCGGATCATCGTTGATTCCTTCCAGGTCGATTACCGGAGGACATAGTATTGAGTTTggataatgtttagggtttaggatttcaGGTGATGGATGGTGAAATATACGAGGGACTTGCGTGACTCCGGAATCAACAAGTCCTTTGACACCGGTTCTTGTTTCGTCGAATGCCTTGAGCTCGGCTTGCCTATCATATTTGGGTTGGCATGGGGGTAATGTGCTAAGATTCACCATTTTTTTCTCTTGTTCTTGTTAATTACTTTGGtgaatatatatagagagagataatACATGCAGCCTATATTGTTTCCACTATATATAGAATTAATTACTGATGGTCAACGAGGTCACTTTATGGGCCAGCGCATGCAAGTAGATCAACATGTAAGTAGATACAACTGGtgtgtaaaaaacccgattactcgccgtttaatcaccgattaatcatttttaggagcaatccgttccgatttccaaaaatccgtttaattaaacggtcagcgtcaattgatggatcaaaatcgaatttgatattcaaagtcagtcaaagttaaaaatggttaacaatttaacatgaatttaaactagaattttatagttctgaagaaaaatgaacaattttagaaaattatgttaattttttttattattatttatagttttttctatagttacacaaataatttttaaaatttaatatttaaatgtatacagtacaatctgattaatctccgaattgccgattaatccttcTAAAGTACCGACCGATTAATcctcgaatagcgaattttgcaaccttggataCAACTAACCAAAAAATAAAAAGCAAAAAAAATACGGAGTACAAGGCCAGTGATGGTGGTACGTTTAAAATGTGTGAAATCGAGGTATGCGATCTGTTACAATAATAGCTCAAGATATTAATTGATTATTAAAATATGTTAGAACCCGTATTTATATGTTAGAAAggtatatatatgttaaaaaatcTAATTTAAAATGTGTGAAATTAGTCACATTTTATTTTATTctatatttctatttctatatagGTAAATTATGATTAAAATTCTTTTATTATGTGAAAATTCaacattaaatataacaattaataatttattacttactttttataacaatattaattgaaAGATAAattatacaatttattaatatatcttaaattTAATAAAAAACTAAAAGAAGATATTTTTATGTGAAAATGGaagtacaaaagacaattaacGAGTTAACTCTTTTGACAAACAAATCTATCTAGCTAACTTTACTTTCCTGAAATGTTAACCAAATCCGattaaacaataataatataataaaacacAAATCAATTTGGAAACTTATCTGGATATTTTGTTTCGAATTGATTAATTAATGTGAACCGACATCTAGTGTCAACTTGTTGGAGCAATAAAATAGAAAtgggagttgatccgtacaccaccttgtTTTTGCCGTACATCACCAAAACAATTATTTGGACATTTCTACCCTTTCTTTGAGAAGTTAAGGAGAGTTGGTGGTGAATAAAAGGATGGGTAGAAATGTCCAAATAATTATTTTGGTGGTGTATAATAAAAataaggtggtgtacggatcaattCCAAATAGAAATAGATCATTGGTATGTTTTAACTTAATCTCTGATTTTTTGAATAGGAAAAAGCCTTGAAGCAATCAAACACTGAATTATGGTCCACCAGCATTTTAATTATATCTCACATTCATGTATCTACACGTACATTTATATctacattatatattaaacttgTTTTATGAGCTCGTGTATGCACGACACTTATATAAATTAGTATACGATTACGTTAGTAATGGTACTCATcaaatatataatacaattataatagAAAAATCATTTATCACcgataacatttgtatcgaaagTGTTACTATCAAAAGCATTGTATGCGATAACGTTAGTATTGCACACACTTTATATAATGTATGATAACATGAGTATGAGGTAttgaaaaattaatattgtaaacgttAGTATTAAATAGAATTACAATACAACAATCAGTTGTTCTCATTTAATGTCGAAGTTTCTTGAACATAGAGTGATACGTTTATGAGCCCGTccgttaaaatacgtatcgcaaatgTCAAAAAGTTAATATACTTTAAatttatttaaatatcatattttgtATTTAGTATAAATATTTGATTGTTTATTTAAATTGAGTTATATACCTAATCCTATTTAAAGTTCATGCATTTATTTCTCGTACATTTTACACACACATTTTGTGTTATAAATTACAGTCAGATATAATCTTATGTATTAGAATGCACATCATGTTTACTACTTTTCTGTGTATACTTGCTAATAGGTGTTTTAATATTTAAGTGATTGTATTGTACTTAGAATATGATTAAACAATATtaactttttattaatattattttatttattta comes from Rutidosis leptorrhynchoides isolate AG116_Rl617_1_P2 chromosome 4, CSIRO_AGI_Rlap_v1, whole genome shotgun sequence and encodes:
- the LOC139843848 gene encoding 1-aminocyclopropane-1-carboxylate oxidase homolog 1-like, producing MVNLSTLPPCQPKYDRQAELKAFDETRTGVKGLVDSGVTQVPRIFHHPSPEILNPKHYPNSILCPPVIDLEGINDDPIKRKEVVEKLKDALETWGCFQMVNHGIPISVMDEMIQGVKRFHEDDTEVRKEWYKRNGGGKRRVVYNTNFDFYIAPMANWRDTFYVTMSPNPPHPDELPSICRDILVEYSSQMMKVSSCVFELISEALGLKTNHLSDIGLAEGLAVLGHYYPSCPQPELTLGTSTHSDTSFITILLQDNIGCLQTLYQNQWADIPPVPGALVVNAGDLLQLISNDKFVSAEHKVLAKKAGPRVSVASNISTGLVETGKVFEPIKELLSEGNPAKYRSTTVIDYVNYYRKKGLDGVPSLLKFKI